Proteins encoded within one genomic window of uncultured Sphingopyxis sp.:
- a CDS encoding MFS transporter, with protein sequence MTGVFTFAGFISYMDRLILGSLIDPIKHDLALSDSQLALLQGAAFALVYIVAGLLFGRIADRLRRRIPLLVAGSLIWCLGTVGCGLAGNFNEMFAARMVVGVGEATLAPAAVSLLAASVPPQRLATAIGAFVMGTIVGGPGAVAISGALLAIFEGHAAGLPFVPWRMVLLACGGFGLILPFLFLTLREPLREETEVGVPLSQVLATFRRHIGVVLPIYLGLALLSIGDFGLLTWSPSLLTRNFRFEAADIALIFGLGVTLAGVIGSLGGGLFLDWLGLKNGMRRHIAIIAILAGLAAVAAAAMATPSQLLVVAGILGWTMASAVAAIGGIAVLQRVLPADCRGTAMSLVSFFAILIGLGLGPTLIAEVTETIFADSSAVGWSIAIVTVPAALVGAILFLVSRSQMPEEREP encoded by the coding sequence ATGACGGGCGTATTCACGTTCGCGGGCTTCATTTCCTACATGGACCGCCTGATCCTCGGCAGTCTGATCGACCCGATCAAACATGACCTGGCCTTGTCGGATTCGCAGTTGGCTCTGCTTCAGGGTGCCGCCTTCGCTCTCGTTTATATCGTTGCCGGTTTGCTCTTTGGTCGTATCGCCGATCGCCTCCGCCGCCGCATCCCGTTGCTTGTCGCCGGGTCGCTAATCTGGTGCCTCGGTACCGTCGGTTGCGGCCTGGCGGGGAATTTCAACGAGATGTTCGCAGCCCGGATGGTGGTTGGCGTCGGCGAGGCGACCCTCGCGCCCGCCGCCGTGTCGCTGCTGGCCGCGTCGGTGCCGCCACAGCGCCTCGCGACCGCTATCGGTGCCTTCGTCATGGGAACGATCGTCGGCGGTCCCGGCGCGGTGGCGATCAGCGGCGCGCTTCTGGCGATCTTTGAAGGACACGCGGCCGGCCTGCCCTTCGTGCCTTGGCGTATGGTGTTGCTCGCTTGCGGCGGCTTTGGCCTGATCCTTCCCTTCCTGTTTCTCACCTTGCGCGAGCCCCTGCGGGAAGAGACGGAAGTGGGCGTGCCTCTATCACAGGTGCTGGCGACCTTTCGCCGGCATATCGGCGTCGTTCTCCCCATCTATCTCGGTCTCGCCTTGCTTTCGATCGGCGACTTCGGCTTGTTGACCTGGTCGCCGAGCCTGCTCACCCGCAACTTCAGGTTCGAGGCCGCCGATATCGCGCTCATCTTCGGTCTCGGCGTCACGCTCGCCGGGGTCATCGGGTCGCTCGGCGGCGGGCTGTTCCTCGACTGGCTCGGCCTGAAGAACGGTATGCGGCGCCATATCGCGATCATCGCGATCCTGGCAGGCCTTGCCGCTGTCGCTGCGGCCGCCATGGCCACGCCTTCGCAACTGCTGGTCGTCGCCGGTATTCTTGGCTGGACGATGGCGTCGGCCGTCGCCGCCATCGGTGGAATTGCCGTCCTGCAACGGGTGCTGCCGGCGGATTGCCGCGGCACGGCCATGTCGTTGGTGTCGTTTTTCGCGATCCTCATCGGCCTCGGCCTCGGGCCAACGCTCATCGCGGAGGTCACCGAAACGATTTTTGCGGATTCCTCGGCCGTCGGCTGGTCGATCGCAATCGTGACCGTTCCGGCTGCGCTCGTCGGGGCGATCCTGTTCCTGGTGTCGAGGTCCCAAATGCCCGAGGAGAGAGAACCCTGA
- a CDS encoding S9 family peptidase — MTSILHWATWIAAGAAVACGFPARGAELAVEQAIGSVSLDGPRARGVKPSPDGELVAYLKADPAHEGVSDLWVAEARGGKPFLLVAGQSLERSERSLSGDAFERRERMRITTTGVTEYMWDDDSRRLLIPSGEDIWIVDVATRKLARVPDNGGDHVDVRFSPGGTRLSFVRGRNLYVTDIGSSATRPLTTDGGGAVSWGLAEFVAQEEMRRSSGYWWSPDDRYIAAQRVDESGVDLVPRIVTGAAGSAVVEQRYPRAGRPNASVRLAIIDVASAKPVEANIDIGTDYYLARVDWARDGKTLFVQRQSRDQRRLELFAVNPASGAARLLLAEKSDHWIELSDDFRPLASGGFLWTLERDGNRHIYRFGADGKELAQVTSGDWPVSAIEGVDEAKQIVFFSASRETPIERQLYSVSYTRPAEPKRLTKGPGWWRFTFARAPQTFVGTYSDPRTPPRTGLYSTSGRLLRWIEPNTLDETHPYWPFVAGLPKPIYGTLQAADGQTLYYSLQMPTAFDPARRYPAIISTYGGPMVQTVRRQWGDVTDRLLLDRGYILFRLDNRGSSNRSVAFKTAIAGKLGIEETRDQLAGAAFLATMPNVDPSRIGVMGWSFGGFMTLMLMTEPGHPFAAGAAGASPSDWRLYDTHYTERFLGTPMEHPEAYDAVDIVKRIGGLKGRLLLIQGMADDNVVFDNAIRVSAALQKQGTVFDQLYYPGGAHLLRGAAQRHLWRSYLDFFDRTLKDAK, encoded by the coding sequence ATGACGAGCATATTGCACTGGGCCACATGGATCGCTGCAGGCGCGGCGGTGGCTTGCGGGTTTCCGGCGCGTGGAGCCGAACTCGCGGTCGAGCAGGCGATCGGTTCCGTCAGTCTCGATGGACCGCGCGCCCGCGGGGTGAAGCCTTCGCCCGACGGCGAGCTTGTCGCCTATCTCAAGGCAGACCCCGCCCACGAGGGTGTAAGCGATTTATGGGTCGCTGAGGCTCGCGGCGGAAAACCCTTTCTCCTCGTCGCGGGCCAAAGTCTCGAACGATCGGAGCGTTCCTTGTCCGGAGACGCGTTCGAGCGCCGCGAACGCATGCGGATCACGACGACCGGCGTGACGGAATATATGTGGGATGACGACAGCCGGCGGCTCTTGATACCGTCGGGCGAGGACATCTGGATCGTCGATGTCGCTACCCGCAAGCTTGCGCGCGTGCCGGACAATGGCGGTGATCATGTCGACGTCCGCTTCTCTCCGGGCGGAACCCGGCTGTCCTTTGTTCGTGGACGCAATCTCTATGTGACCGATATCGGGTCTTCGGCGACGCGGCCGTTGACCACCGATGGCGGCGGGGCCGTCTCCTGGGGCCTCGCCGAATTTGTCGCGCAGGAAGAAATGCGGCGTTCCTCGGGATATTGGTGGTCGCCCGATGACCGTTATATCGCAGCACAGCGCGTCGATGAAAGCGGCGTCGATCTCGTTCCGCGAATCGTGACGGGCGCCGCGGGAAGCGCGGTCGTCGAGCAACGCTATCCCCGCGCCGGCCGCCCGAACGCGTCGGTCCGGCTTGCGATCATCGATGTAGCGAGCGCGAAGCCGGTCGAGGCGAACATCGATATCGGGACCGATTATTATTTGGCCCGCGTCGACTGGGCGCGCGATGGCAAGACCCTGTTCGTCCAGCGACAGTCGCGCGACCAGCGACGTCTCGAATTATTTGCAGTGAATCCGGCATCGGGCGCCGCACGTCTGTTGCTGGCCGAAAAATCCGACCATTGGATCGAATTGTCGGATGATTTCAGGCCGCTGGCCTCCGGCGGGTTTCTCTGGACCCTCGAGCGTGACGGGAACCGGCATATCTATCGTTTCGGTGCGGACGGGAAGGAACTTGCCCAGGTGACGTCGGGCGATTGGCCGGTATCGGCGATCGAGGGGGTCGACGAGGCGAAGCAGATCGTCTTCTTCTCGGCCTCGCGCGAAACGCCGATCGAGCGGCAGCTCTATTCGGTTTCTTACACCAGGCCGGCGGAGCCCAAGCGGCTGACCAAAGGGCCCGGGTGGTGGCGGTTCACCTTCGCGAGAGCGCCGCAGACCTTTGTGGGAACCTATTCGGATCCCCGAACCCCGCCGCGCACCGGACTCTATTCGACAAGCGGCAGATTGCTGCGCTGGATCGAACCGAACACGCTTGATGAAACCCATCCCTATTGGCCTTTCGTCGCCGGCCTGCCGAAGCCCATCTACGGGACGTTGCAGGCGGCCGACGGTCAGACACTCTATTACTCACTCCAGATGCCGACGGCATTCGATCCCGCGCGGCGCTATCCGGCGATTATATCGACCTACGGCGGTCCCATGGTCCAGACTGTCCGCCGGCAGTGGGGAGACGTCACCGATCGGCTGCTTCTCGATCGGGGCTACATTCTCTTCCGGCTCGACAATCGAGGTTCGAGCAATCGGTCGGTCGCCTTCAAGACGGCCATCGCGGGGAAGCTCGGCATCGAGGAAACGCGGGATCAACTGGCCGGCGCCGCCTTCCTTGCCACCATGCCCAACGTTGATCCTTCGCGGATCGGCGTGATGGGCTGGAGTTTCGGCGGCTTCATGACTCTGATGCTCATGACCGAGCCTGGCCATCCCTTCGCCGCGGGCGCTGCCGGCGCATCGCCGAGCGACTGGCGGCTTTACGACACGCACTATACCGAACGGTTTCTGGGCACGCCGATGGAGCATCCCGAAGCCTATGACGCGGTGGACATCGTAAAGCGGATCGGTGGCTTGAAGGGCCGGCTGCTGCTCATCCAGGGCATGGCCGACGACAATGTCGTGTTCGACAACGCCATTCGGGTGTCCGCTGCGCTGCAAAAGCAGGGGACGGTATTCGATCAGCTTTATTATCCCGGCGGCGCCCATCTGCTTCGCGGCGCGGCGCAGCGGCATCTGTGGCGCAGCTATCTCGATTTCTTCGATCGCACGCTGAAGGACGCGAAATGA
- a CDS encoding FAD-dependent oxidoreductase, whose product MIGAGIVGTAIALALARTGMQVLLVDRGPPGLACSRGNAGIIATSEIEPLVSFRTMLRVPALLLDPLGPLRISPRALPRLLPWFGRAALSARRARRESATMVLAALCEQSLDAHMRLLPEAAHHGLIRRSGMIDAIRDEKGRSLLRARKISCEQYGIAVETLDSSELCDLEPALKAGLAGGLFHPGVAHVSDPLDIVVAYANAFGKYGGTFRQARVDGLDVTDSGVRVLIDGTEIETRHVVVAAGTGSPSLLRPFAKAIPLAAERGYHMQLTEKGPALGRPVMFMSDSFVATPLAHGVRLAGTAEFAAENDEPDWRRADKLLQGAKAYLPDLEPAGATRWMGSRSTFPDSLPAIGAIAGTSIHYAFGHQHLGLTLSAITAEMIANMICKRQASAMLPHLSLDRFARIRR is encoded by the coding sequence GTGATCGGCGCCGGAATCGTGGGGACCGCGATCGCGCTTGCGCTCGCGCGGACCGGCATGCAGGTCTTGCTTGTGGATCGCGGCCCTCCCGGCCTGGCTTGCTCGCGCGGCAATGCCGGTATCATCGCCACCTCCGAAATCGAGCCGCTCGTCAGCTTCCGCACGATGCTGCGCGTTCCCGCGCTTCTGCTCGATCCACTGGGACCGCTCCGCATTTCGCCACGTGCTTTGCCGCGGCTTCTGCCATGGTTCGGGCGGGCGGCGCTCTCTGCAAGGCGTGCGCGCCGTGAAAGCGCAACAATGGTTCTTGCGGCACTGTGCGAACAATCGCTCGACGCGCATATGCGCCTGCTGCCCGAAGCAGCGCACCACGGACTGATCCGCCGTTCCGGGATGATCGACGCGATCAGAGATGAAAAGGGGCGTTCATTGCTGCGCGCGCGCAAGATATCGTGCGAGCAGTATGGAATCGCGGTTGAAACGCTGGATTCCTCGGAACTTTGCGATCTGGAGCCCGCGTTGAAAGCCGGCCTTGCTGGTGGCCTTTTTCACCCCGGGGTTGCCCATGTTTCCGATCCGCTGGACATTGTCGTCGCCTATGCCAATGCATTCGGCAAATATGGTGGCACGTTCCGGCAAGCCCGTGTGGACGGCCTCGATGTGACCGATAGCGGCGTTCGGGTCCTGATCGATGGTACCGAAATCGAGACGCGGCATGTCGTGGTCGCGGCGGGAACCGGCTCACCGTCGCTGCTGCGTCCGTTCGCGAAAGCGATCCCGCTCGCTGCGGAGCGCGGCTATCATATGCAGCTTACCGAAAAGGGTCCTGCGCTGGGGCGGCCGGTCATGTTCATGAGCGACAGTTTCGTCGCCACCCCGCTTGCGCATGGCGTTCGCCTCGCGGGCACGGCCGAATTCGCGGCCGAGAATGACGAGCCCGATTGGCGCCGGGCAGATAAGCTGCTCCAAGGTGCGAAAGCCTATCTGCCCGATCTCGAGCCGGCCGGCGCCACCCGCTGGATGGGATCGCGTTCGACGTTTCCGGATTCGCTTCCCGCGATCGGCGCGATCGCAGGCACGTCCATCCACTATGCGTTCGGTCATCAGCATCTCGGGCTGACCTTGTCCGCCATTACGGCGGAGATGATTGCGAACATGATATGCAAGCGGCAAGCCTCGGCTATGCTCCCGCATCTCTCGCTCGATCGCTTCGCGCGAATTCGGCGGTGA
- a CDS encoding aldehyde dehydrogenase family protein produces MSTPIEAARAAFEAMGIDLPPSKGGFEARSPIDGSALHRFEQTSTRDIETIVRLATAAHREWRCAPAPVRGELVRRFGLMLREHKEALGRLVSIETGKILSEGLGEVQEMIDMADFAVGQSRQLHGLTIASERPGHSMRETWQPLGTVLIISAFNFPVAVWAWNACLAIVCGNSIIWKPSEKAMMSAFAVQSLMERAIGEFEAAPKGLAALVNGDAPIGARLVDDPRIALVSATGSSEMGRKVGAAVSARFGRSLLELGGNNAAIVAPSADLDLAVRAILFAAVGTAGQRCTTLRRLIVHESIYDEVIGRLVDLYARLPIGNPLEPSTLVGPLVDRDAYERMRAALTDVAAARGHIHGGERIHLGHEAAFYVRPALVEMPAASGPMTRETFAPILYAVRYSELSEAIAIQNDSAHGLSSSIFSTDVRDAEYFLSAIGSDCGIANVNIGTSGAEIGGAFGGEKATGGGRESGSDAWRGYMRRQTATINYSHALPLAQGVTFDL; encoded by the coding sequence ATGAGCACTCCCATCGAAGCCGCTCGCGCCGCATTCGAGGCGATGGGGATCGATTTGCCGCCGTCAAAGGGGGGCTTTGAGGCGCGCAGCCCGATCGACGGAAGCGCGCTCCATCGTTTCGAGCAGACCTCAACCCGAGATATCGAGACGATCGTCCGGTTGGCAACGGCGGCGCATAGGGAATGGCGGTGCGCGCCGGCTCCCGTTCGCGGAGAACTGGTCCGCCGCTTCGGCCTCATGCTGCGCGAGCATAAAGAAGCTCTCGGTCGCCTTGTTTCGATCGAAACCGGAAAGATTCTGTCTGAAGGGCTGGGCGAGGTTCAGGAAATGATCGACATGGCCGATTTCGCCGTCGGCCAGTCGCGCCAGCTTCACGGGCTGACCATAGCATCCGAGCGCCCGGGCCACAGCATGCGCGAAACCTGGCAGCCTCTTGGAACGGTCCTGATCATCTCGGCATTCAATTTTCCGGTCGCGGTCTGGGCCTGGAACGCCTGTCTCGCGATCGTCTGCGGCAATTCCATAATCTGGAAACCGTCCGAGAAGGCCATGATGTCCGCCTTCGCCGTCCAGTCCCTGATGGAACGCGCGATAGGCGAGTTCGAAGCCGCACCCAAGGGCCTCGCAGCTCTTGTGAATGGCGATGCTCCGATCGGTGCGCGCCTTGTCGACGATCCCCGGATCGCGCTCGTGTCCGCGACGGGATCGAGCGAAATGGGGCGTAAGGTCGGTGCTGCCGTGTCGGCGCGGTTCGGACGCTCGCTGCTCGAACTCGGCGGGAATAATGCGGCGATCGTAGCGCCCAGTGCCGATTTGGATTTGGCCGTTCGGGCCATTCTGTTCGCCGCCGTGGGCACCGCCGGCCAGCGATGCACGACCCTCCGACGCCTGATCGTTCACGAGTCGATATACGACGAGGTGATCGGGCGGCTCGTTGACCTCTATGCACGTCTGCCCATCGGTAATCCGCTCGAACCGTCGACGCTCGTCGGTCCGTTGGTCGATCGAGATGCCTATGAGCGAATGCGAGCCGCTCTCACCGATGTGGCGGCCGCCCGCGGCCACATCCATGGCGGTGAACGAATTCATCTTGGGCATGAGGCGGCCTTCTACGTCCGTCCGGCTCTGGTCGAGATGCCTGCCGCGAGCGGACCCATGACCAGGGAAACGTTCGCACCCATTCTCTATGCCGTTCGTTACTCCGAACTTTCCGAGGCGATCGCCATTCAGAATGATTCCGCACATGGGCTGTCGTCGTCGATCTTTTCGACCGACGTTCGCGACGCGGAATATTTTCTGAGCGCCATCGGATCGGACTGCGGGATCGCCAATGTCAATATCGGTACGTCCGGGGCGGAGATCGGTGGCGCCTTCGGGGGCGAGAAGGCCACCGGAGGCGGTCGCGAGTCAGGATCGGACGCCTGGCGCGGATATATGCGCCGGCAGACGGCGACCATAAATTATTCTCACGCGCTCCCTCTGGCGCAAGGCGTGACCTTCGATTTGTGA
- a CDS encoding HAD-IIB family hydrolase: MKRLIAFDLDGTLAESKQPMEPAMGEALADLLGVADVAVISGGDWPQFEKQVATRLPERADLARLWLMPTTGTKLYTFGSGAWQARYAEIFADAEKRRIFEAFDAALLATGFVPETVWGERIEDRGSQITFSALGQEAPIDAKEKWDPDFAKRKVIQAELRQRLPGLSINMGGATSIDITREGVDKAYGLTKLSGASGVELGAMLFIGDAIFPGGNDYPAKALGLNTISVHNPEETLGIIGIIVACLK; this comes from the coding sequence ATGAAACGGCTGATTGCCTTCGATCTTGATGGAACGCTTGCCGAAAGCAAGCAGCCGATGGAACCCGCGATGGGTGAGGCGCTTGCCGATCTCCTCGGCGTGGCAGATGTCGCGGTGATATCCGGTGGCGACTGGCCGCAGTTCGAAAAACAGGTGGCGACGCGCCTTCCAGAGCGCGCGGACCTTGCCCGGCTCTGGCTCATGCCGACAACCGGCACCAAGCTCTATACGTTCGGCTCGGGCGCGTGGCAGGCGCGCTATGCCGAAATCTTTGCCGATGCGGAGAAGCGACGCATATTCGAAGCCTTCGATGCGGCGCTGCTGGCGACCGGGTTCGTTCCCGAAACGGTCTGGGGCGAACGGATCGAGGATCGCGGAAGTCAGATCACCTTTTCGGCCTTGGGTCAGGAAGCGCCGATCGATGCCAAGGAAAAATGGGATCCCGACTTCGCCAAACGCAAGGTGATTCAGGCCGAGCTTCGCCAACGTCTGCCCGGTCTGTCGATCAACATGGGCGGGGCGACGTCGATCGACATCACGCGTGAGGGCGTCGACAAGGCCTATGGCCTGACGAAGCTAAGCGGCGCCAGCGGTGTCGAACTGGGTGCGATGCTCTTTATAGGCGATGCGATCTTTCCGGGCGGCAATGATTATCCGGCGAAGGCGCTGGGCCTCAATACAATCTCCGTACACAATCCCGAAGAAACGCTTGGAATCATCGGAATCATTGTCGCCTGCCTGAAATGA
- a CDS encoding isocitrate lyase/PEP mutase family protein translates to MTHSPYGMTLVPGVHDALSAQLAVSAGLHTLFLSGAALHATLLGRTDIGLLTLTELVDATCRIKERTACSLIVDADTGFGGTHNLARATRMLERAGADIIQIEDQLAIKPRAQLLERPVAPPEDMENRIKAALDARVSTDFQISARTDALPSLGLNAAIDRACRYAEAGADLLFVQSIRTEQDLAAVSAALSPLRPLVVHLPDPRRGLGEGTTHLGRAGFRYGLIPHILFEAGAGAIMSALRDIPGTAAVPDLGTSLSGGMPP, encoded by the coding sequence ATGACCCATTCACCGTACGGCATGACGCTCGTTCCAGGCGTTCACGACGCCTTGTCGGCTCAACTCGCGGTCAGTGCCGGACTGCATACGCTCTTCCTGTCCGGCGCTGCGCTTCACGCGACGCTTCTCGGCCGTACGGATATCGGCCTGCTGACACTGACCGAGTTGGTCGATGCGACGTGCAGGATCAAGGAGCGGACTGCATGTTCGCTGATCGTCGACGCCGACACGGGATTCGGCGGCACGCACAATCTGGCACGCGCAACGCGCATGCTGGAACGCGCCGGTGCCGATATCATCCAAATCGAGGATCAACTTGCGATCAAGCCGCGGGCACAGCTTCTGGAGCGACCCGTCGCTCCTCCGGAAGACATGGAAAATCGCATCAAGGCGGCCCTCGACGCTCGTGTGTCAACCGATTTTCAGATCAGCGCCCGAACCGACGCCCTGCCGTCGCTTGGCCTGAATGCAGCGATCGACCGCGCATGTCGCTATGCCGAGGCGGGCGCCGATCTTCTCTTCGTCCAATCGATCCGGACCGAGCAGGACCTCGCCGCAGTGAGCGCCGCCCTGTCGCCCCTTCGCCCGTTGGTCGTCCATTTGCCCGATCCGAGACGCGGCCTCGGTGAAGGGACCACCCATCTCGGCCGTGCGGGCTTTCGCTATGGCTTGATCCCTCATATTCTGTTCGAAGCGGGTGCTGGTGCGATCATGTCGGCGCTTCGCGATATTCCTGGAACAGCCGCCGTGCCCGATCTCGGCACGAGCCTGAGCGGCGGGATGCCGCCCTAG
- a CDS encoding FAD-binding oxidoreductase: MIRAADIVIVGGGVMGCSLAWHLAIQSRGSASIIIVERDSSYRFASSALSLSSIRQQFTTPVNIEMSRYTLEILRDPSPLMIEGQAPDFQFVERGYLFLGRGDEKAGIEHAYQVQRGCGFDPELTKGPALAGRYPWLHTEDLAIASHGREGEGWFDGYSLLRSLRAAARGKGAELVDDNVVALRRDGANWSVELGKGGAIACSHVVNAAGPWAAEIADMAGCILPVRGQKRSVFVVDAPDADSDWPLVIDPEGFYFRPEGRTFLIGAPAPADFCSADDFEPDYPVFDEWLWPRLAARAPAFERLKLLGAWAGHYEMNIFDSNAVVGPSGVQNFWLINGFSGHGLQHALAAGRGLAELMIDGQYRSIDLYPLSLDRLQQIFASPEAHII; encoded by the coding sequence GTGATCCGCGCGGCAGACATCGTTATCGTCGGCGGCGGCGTGATGGGATGTTCGCTCGCCTGGCATCTGGCCATCCAGTCGCGAGGCTCGGCATCCATTATCATTGTCGAGCGGGATTCGAGCTATCGCTTTGCCTCATCTGCGCTATCCTTGAGTTCGATCCGGCAACAATTCACGACCCCGGTGAACATCGAAATGTCCCGCTACACGCTGGAAATATTGCGTGATCCGTCGCCGCTCATGATCGAAGGTCAAGCGCCCGATTTCCAGTTCGTCGAACGCGGTTATCTCTTTCTCGGGCGCGGCGATGAAAAGGCCGGAATCGAGCATGCATATCAGGTGCAACGCGGTTGCGGCTTCGACCCCGAACTCACTAAGGGGCCGGCGTTGGCGGGGCGCTATCCATGGCTTCACACCGAGGACCTTGCAATCGCATCGCATGGCCGCGAAGGCGAGGGGTGGTTCGATGGCTATAGCCTGCTGCGCAGCCTTCGCGCTGCAGCGCGCGGCAAGGGAGCCGAGCTGGTTGACGACAATGTCGTTGCTCTACGGCGGGACGGAGCGAACTGGTCCGTCGAGCTCGGGAAAGGCGGCGCCATCGCCTGTTCGCATGTCGTCAACGCAGCGGGGCCGTGGGCGGCGGAAATTGCGGATATGGCCGGCTGCATCTTGCCCGTGCGCGGCCAGAAGCGTTCGGTGTTCGTCGTCGATGCGCCCGATGCCGATTCCGACTGGCCACTGGTCATCGACCCCGAGGGCTTCTATTTCCGCCCCGAAGGTCGAACCTTTCTGATCGGTGCGCCGGCGCCGGCAGACTTTTGTTCGGCCGACGATTTCGAACCCGATTATCCAGTCTTCGACGAGTGGCTGTGGCCCCGGTTGGCGGCGAGAGCGCCCGCGTTCGAGCGGTTGAAATTGCTCGGCGCCTGGGCCGGCCACTATGAGATGAACATCTTCGACAGCAACGCCGTGGTGGGCCCGTCCGGTGTCCAGAATTTTTGGCTGATCAATGGGTTCAGCGGTCACGGGCTGCAGCACGCATTGGCGGCGGGGCGCGGCCTTGCGGAGTTGATGATCGATGGCCAATATCGATCGATCGACCTGTATCCCCTCAGTCTCGACCGTCTTCAGCAAATCTTCGCTTCGCCCGAGGCCCATATCATTTAG
- a CDS encoding membrane dipeptidase, which translates to MMSSQELLQSALVWDNHACPPLRPNDVEFLPALDRYRAVGVDVVSLNVGFGEQGIEDHIRMLGMLRGWIAAHPSRYRLVGSVRDIREAQAAGQLAIYFDVEGMRALGGQVDLVRLYYDLGVRWMLIAYNHRNEAGSGCQDDADEGLTDFGRRAIDEMNRVGMLPCCSHTGYRTAAEVIDYSPEPVIFSHSNARALWDHPRNIPDDLMRRCADKGGVIGINGVGLFLGTDRETAPLIARHIDHAIAVAGEDHVALGIDYVFDLSELDDYVAEMAGTFPASYGYSAGMRLTAPEELPLVVDSLVALGHPARRIEKILGGNLLKLASDRWT; encoded by the coding sequence ATGATGTCTTCGCAGGAACTGCTTCAGTCCGCCCTCGTGTGGGACAATCATGCCTGTCCGCCGCTACGCCCGAACGATGTCGAGTTCCTGCCGGCGCTCGACCGCTACCGCGCCGTCGGGGTCGACGTGGTGAGTCTCAATGTGGGGTTCGGAGAGCAGGGGATTGAAGATCATATACGGATGCTGGGGATGTTGCGCGGCTGGATCGCGGCGCATCCGTCGCGATACCGGCTGGTCGGATCGGTGCGCGATATCCGGGAGGCGCAGGCGGCTGGTCAACTCGCGATCTACTTCGATGTCGAAGGCATGCGCGCGCTCGGCGGGCAGGTCGATCTCGTCCGGCTTTATTATGATCTTGGCGTCCGCTGGATGCTGATCGCTTATAATCATCGCAACGAAGCGGGGAGCGGATGTCAGGATGACGCCGACGAGGGGCTGACCGATTTCGGGCGCCGGGCAATCGATGAGATGAACAGGGTGGGCATGCTGCCCTGTTGTTCGCACACCGGCTATCGGACCGCTGCCGAGGTGATCGACTATTCGCCCGAACCGGTCATCTTCTCCCATTCCAACGCGCGCGCGCTTTGGGATCACCCGCGCAATATTCCCGACGATCTCATGCGGCGCTGCGCCGACAAGGGCGGCGTCATCGGCATCAACGGGGTCGGGCTTTTCCTTGGCACCGACCGGGAAACCGCGCCCCTGATCGCGCGCCATATCGACCATGCCATCGCGGTGGCGGGCGAGGACCATGTCGCACTCGGAATCGACTATGTCTTCGATCTCAGTGAACTCGACGACTATGTTGCCGAGATGGCCGGAACTTTTCCGGCGAGCTATGGATATTCGGCCGGCATGCGCCTGACGGCCCCCGAGGAACTGCCGCTCGTCGTCGATAGCCTCGTCGCGCTGGGACACCCCGCGCGCCGTATCGAGAAGATACTCGGAGGCAATCTCCTGAAACTGGCAAGCGATCGCTGGACGTGA